One region of Endozoicomonas sp. Mp262 genomic DNA includes:
- a CDS encoding metallopeptidase TldD-related protein, translating to MRDYFESLCETLNTAIQGQEIWLAGLEAENTRFCRFNHGKMRQQGTIDQTQLTLTLANGQKHSSHQLMLKKNHADDKKRLKAAIKDLRNRLKSVPDDPLFLLNEQIQHTEQLASHEPIDVMAISQAVTGSCLKDDFVGILLGGEQWSGFANSLGQRNWFEAKDYTLDYSLYLHTDKAVKDRLAGTQWQQESFLARLEQQRTHLALLAAPPLTLKPDHYRAYLTPTALKEIINLMSFSACGVQDKSSPLRRLHDKELNLHPMINITMDLQSGYAPRFQEEGFVMPENLPLLNGGMSENLLISPRTEKEYGIPHNGAPTMEQVDSLALDSGNLPQSQVLQSLEDGLFISNLWYLNWSDANSARITGMTRFACFLVENGQLKAPITALRFDDSLYQMLGENLEALTREQEVLMDNDSYFRRSRGAKTLPGALLKSMRFTL from the coding sequence ATGAGGGATTACTTTGAATCATTGTGTGAAACACTTAACACAGCCATTCAAGGACAAGAAATCTGGCTGGCTGGCCTGGAAGCGGAAAATACCAGGTTCTGTCGCTTTAATCATGGAAAAATGCGCCAGCAGGGAACCATTGATCAAACCCAGCTCACCCTAACCCTGGCTAATGGCCAAAAGCACAGTAGCCACCAGTTGATGCTAAAGAAAAATCATGCCGACGATAAAAAGCGACTTAAAGCAGCCATTAAAGACTTACGGAATCGGCTGAAAAGCGTGCCGGATGATCCCCTGTTTCTGCTTAATGAACAGATCCAGCATACCGAGCAACTGGCATCACATGAACCAATAGATGTCATGGCCATTAGCCAGGCTGTTACCGGAAGCTGCCTAAAAGACGACTTTGTTGGCATATTACTGGGTGGAGAACAATGGTCAGGGTTTGCCAACTCCCTGGGGCAGCGGAACTGGTTTGAAGCCAAGGATTACACCCTGGATTACAGCCTTTATCTGCACACGGATAAAGCCGTTAAAGACCGGTTGGCAGGCACTCAGTGGCAGCAAGAAAGCTTTCTGGCCCGGCTGGAGCAGCAAAGAACCCACCTTGCCCTGCTGGCAGCACCGCCCCTGACATTAAAACCTGATCATTACCGGGCCTATCTCACACCCACCGCGTTAAAAGAAATCATCAACCTGATGAGTTTCAGTGCCTGTGGTGTTCAGGATAAATCCAGCCCTTTGCGTCGATTACATGATAAGGAACTGAACCTTCATCCCATGATCAATATAACCATGGACTTGCAGTCGGGCTATGCGCCTCGCTTTCAGGAAGAAGGGTTTGTGATGCCAGAAAATTTACCCTTACTGAATGGCGGTATGAGTGAAAACCTGTTGATATCCCCCCGTACGGAAAAGGAGTATGGGATTCCACATAATGGCGCGCCCACTATGGAGCAGGTTGATTCATTGGCTCTGGATAGTGGCAATTTACCTCAAAGCCAGGTTTTGCAATCTTTGGAGGATGGACTCTTTATCAGTAACCTTTGGTATCTTAACTGGTCTGATGCCAATTCTGCCCGCATTACGGGTATGACACGTTTTGCCTGTTTTCTTGTTGAGAATGGCCAGTTAAAGGCTCCCATCACCGCACTGAGATTTGATGACAGCCTTTATCAGATGCTGGGTGAAAACCTGGAAGCGTTAACCCGGGAACAGGAGGTATTAATGGACAATGACAGCTATTTTCGCAGAAGCCGTGGTGCCAAAACCTTACCCGGGGCTTTGCTGAAGAGCATGCGTTTTACTTTATAA
- a CDS encoding transposase, with product MAYPFQKSRKHLCANSLITTISESYEQIPDVRPNKDSRKITIHDASMSAFAMMHLKYPSLLSFERDKTEQEVRHNLEHLYQIKKRAPCDTSMREILDPIDPVEFKKPFKTLLSNVQRGGLLKAFEFHCGNLKNHYLLPIDGTGLFYSCNNKKPCQECCTKNKGKANEAHYHQLMAACIAHPDQKTVLPLAPEAIVCQDGSTKNDCEKNAIKRLFATIREHHPRLKFVILLDSLYADNPTVQLIKSYGWHYIIVAKDGNHASLVEAMDELDKEGKVHRAEKVNEETGIKWWFRYANDVRLNKAKYAEQVNVLDFVETDKKGKQHIWCWVTDIPLNEETIEPVMKGGRCRWHIENQTFNTLKNQGYDLEHNYGHGEKHLATNLAYLTMLAFLVDQIQELCCPQFQEALRTRSKGVRIALWKWIQGYFLHWLIKTWEGLFYTVTHGIEEKRVIPFDTS from the coding sequence ATGGCTTATCCATTCCAAAAAAGTCGTAAGCATCTTTGTGCAAACAGTTTAATTACTACGATTTCTGAAAGTTATGAGCAAATTCCAGATGTCCGACCAAACAAGGATTCCAGAAAAATAACAATACATGATGCCTCCATGTCCGCTTTTGCCATGATGCATCTCAAGTACCCATCGCTCCTCTCGTTTGAGCGTGATAAAACAGAGCAAGAAGTAAGGCATAACCTTGAGCACCTGTATCAGATAAAAAAACGTGCTCCCTGTGATACCAGTATGCGGGAAATCCTGGATCCAATAGATCCCGTAGAGTTCAAAAAGCCTTTTAAGACATTGCTGTCTAACGTCCAAAGGGGCGGATTACTGAAGGCATTCGAATTTCACTGCGGGAACTTGAAAAATCACTACTTGCTCCCGATCGATGGAACTGGGCTATTTTACTCCTGCAATAATAAAAAACCTTGTCAGGAGTGCTGTACTAAAAATAAGGGAAAGGCCAACGAAGCTCACTACCACCAGTTAATGGCAGCATGCATTGCTCACCCGGATCAAAAAACAGTCTTGCCATTGGCACCGGAAGCCATAGTTTGCCAGGACGGTTCGACCAAAAATGACTGTGAAAAAAATGCCATTAAACGGTTGTTTGCCACCATACGAGAGCATCACCCACGTCTAAAGTTCGTTATTCTTCTGGACAGTCTTTATGCTGACAACCCCACTGTCCAACTGATTAAGAGTTATGGCTGGCATTACATCATTGTCGCGAAAGATGGCAACCATGCCTCGCTGGTTGAAGCGATGGATGAGCTGGATAAAGAAGGAAAAGTTCACCGTGCTGAAAAAGTTAATGAAGAGACTGGAATTAAGTGGTGGTTTCGCTATGCCAATGACGTCAGGCTGAACAAGGCAAAATATGCAGAACAGGTTAATGTGCTTGATTTTGTCGAAACCGATAAAAAAGGTAAACAGCATATCTGGTGCTGGGTGACTGATATTCCGCTTAACGAAGAAACCATAGAACCCGTCATGAAAGGAGGGCGCTGCCGATGGCATATTGAGAACCAGACGTTTAACACCCTGAAAAATCAAGGCTACGATCTCGAACATAACTACGGTCACGGTGAGAAGCACTTAGCCACAAATCTGGCCTATCTGACGATGCTTGCTTTTCTCGTAGATCAAATACAGGAACTGTGCTGTCCCCAGTTTCAGGAAGCTTTAAGAACCCGCTCAAAAGGAGTCCGTATAGCATTATGGAAATGGATACAGGGCTATTTTTTGCATTGGCTGATAAAAACGTGGGAGGGGCTTTTTTACACAGTAACTCATGGTATTGAAGAGAAAAGGGTGATTCCATTCGATACATCATAA
- a CDS encoding IS1380 family transposase: MTQSTQEQLRFHPSNGKTIRADFNGGELSSDFGALLLRETILHSGLISRLTQAIDDKRHPSYIDHSLQNLLVQRILQMACGYEDANDSNRLRKDPMLKLATGRNPLDDDNHLASSPTYTRLGKSMRRKDIYQMAEAFVHHFIASYDLPPMAIVIDLDHTPAITHGSQQMNLFNAKYQDYCYLPLLIFEGLSGKLITAILRPGKTPTGRENAAIIKRVIKLIRKRWPKTHLLVRGDSHFAQPELMHVVQANTHADYVLGKGAGHKTALRPKAKELLDEARRAFKVKTALAKLNDMPEPERLRLYGEAEYQAKSWKGLDTRIIYKAEVNEKGDNPRFIVTSIKEASPEVIYEDLYCPRGQDENFIKHLKSDLSGDRLSDQTFLANHLRLFYACAAYVLHYELRTKALKGTELEKAQPSTVITKLCKVAVKVVEYKDRIKLHLPSSCPFKKLLQHVTEIFYQMPLPRPG, encoded by the coding sequence ATGACCCAATCTACACAAGAGCAGCTTCGCTTTCATCCTTCAAATGGTAAAACTATCCGTGCGGACTTCAATGGTGGAGAGTTATCTTCAGATTTTGGGGCTCTGCTGTTACGGGAAACCATATTGCATAGCGGACTTATTTCCAGACTGACCCAGGCCATTGATGACAAGCGTCACCCATCCTACATTGACCACTCTCTGCAAAACCTCCTGGTTCAGCGAATTTTGCAAATGGCTTGCGGTTATGAGGATGCCAACGACAGCAACCGCCTCCGTAAAGACCCCATGTTAAAGCTGGCTACCGGACGAAACCCTTTGGATGATGATAACCACCTGGCTTCATCTCCCACCTACACACGGCTCGGGAAGTCCATGCGGCGCAAAGATATCTATCAAATGGCTGAAGCATTTGTGCATCATTTTATCGCCAGTTATGACTTGCCACCTATGGCTATCGTGATCGATCTTGATCACACACCGGCCATTACCCACGGATCGCAGCAAATGAATTTGTTTAATGCCAAATATCAGGACTACTGTTATCTGCCTTTGCTGATTTTTGAAGGTCTCAGTGGCAAGCTGATTACTGCCATCCTCCGTCCAGGCAAAACGCCAACAGGCAGGGAAAATGCCGCTATTATCAAGCGTGTCATCAAGCTTATCCGTAAACGGTGGCCAAAAACCCATTTGCTGGTGCGCGGGGATAGCCACTTTGCTCAACCTGAGTTAATGCATGTTGTTCAGGCTAATACTCATGCTGATTATGTGCTGGGTAAAGGTGCCGGTCACAAGACGGCCTTACGCCCTAAAGCCAAAGAGTTGCTAGATGAGGCTCGTCGAGCTTTCAAGGTTAAAACAGCCTTAGCCAAGTTGAACGATATGCCTGAGCCAGAACGACTCAGGCTGTACGGTGAGGCCGAGTATCAGGCTAAAAGCTGGAAAGGGCTCGATACCCGGATAATCTATAAGGCAGAGGTTAACGAGAAAGGCGACAATCCCCGCTTTATTGTCACCTCAATCAAAGAGGCTTCCCCAGAGGTGATTTATGAGGATCTGTACTGCCCAAGAGGGCAGGATGAGAATTTCATTAAGCACCTGAAAAGTGATCTGTCCGGTGACAGACTGTCAGACCAGACCTTTCTGGCCAATCACTTGAGACTGTTTTATGCCTGTGCGGCTTACGTTCTGCATTACGAGCTGAGAACCAAGGCTTTGAAAGGAACGGAACTGGAGAAAGCCCAGCCATCAACGGTAATCACAAAACTCTGCAAAGTAGCGGTTAAGGTGGTTGAGTACAAGGATCGGATCAAACTGCACCTACCCAGCAGCTGCCCATTCAAGAAGCTTTTGCAGCATGTAACAGAGATATTTTATCAAATGCCGTTGCCTCGGCCTGGGTAG
- a CDS encoding TldD/PmbA family protein: MQKLKQDFFQQLPPGIEFCSLRLVQLDEEYLAVKKNRVDNVSTEQNPGLMICVIHRGGLGYGATSQLNKEGIRWAIDEACRWAELSARHSVFNFSQIPMPHLTGSYQSPVAQPWESESLKSKLDRLLAESAKLKTSDDIVNWGASLSRLKSETWYLTSEGGEIHQVRDALHPDLFVTGFRGEAQHRHLAGAIAAGCPRQGGLELLQQIFNGQAEQLADQVLQLLAAPQCPEDLRDLLLMPSQMMLQIHESIGHPLELDRILGDERNYAGTSFVTPDMVGSYQYGSELLNVSFDPGLPQEFACYGFDDDGSLAEKQLLIEQGQLKRVLGGHLSQARAGLPGVACSRSQNWNRPPLDRMANLNVEPGETSFDDLVAGIETGVLMETNRSWSIDDSRNKFQFGCEWGQLIENGKLTTVVKNPNYRGISSAFWRNLTAVGNQETVGVFGSPWCGKAEPNQVIQVGHASPACVFANVEVFGG, encoded by the coding sequence ATGCAAAAACTTAAACAGGATTTTTTCCAGCAACTGCCCCCTGGAATAGAGTTCTGCTCTCTCAGGTTAGTGCAACTGGATGAAGAATATTTAGCCGTCAAAAAAAACCGTGTGGACAACGTCAGTACTGAGCAGAATCCGGGACTGATGATTTGCGTCATCCATCGTGGCGGACTGGGGTACGGTGCTACCAGCCAGCTTAATAAAGAAGGTATCCGGTGGGCCATTGATGAGGCTTGCCGCTGGGCTGAACTCAGTGCCCGGCATTCGGTCTTTAACTTTAGCCAGATCCCTATGCCTCACTTAACCGGGAGTTACCAGTCCCCCGTTGCCCAACCCTGGGAAAGTGAATCGCTAAAAAGCAAGCTTGATCGTTTATTGGCCGAATCGGCCAAATTAAAAACCTCCGATGATATTGTAAACTGGGGGGCCAGTCTCTCGCGGCTTAAGTCTGAAACCTGGTATCTCACCAGCGAAGGTGGTGAAATTCATCAGGTACGGGATGCCCTCCATCCCGACCTTTTTGTCACGGGTTTCCGGGGGGAAGCACAGCACCGTCACCTGGCTGGTGCTATTGCCGCAGGTTGTCCCCGGCAGGGAGGGCTGGAGCTTCTGCAACAGATCTTCAACGGACAGGCTGAACAGCTGGCTGACCAGGTCTTGCAACTGTTGGCGGCCCCGCAGTGTCCTGAAGACTTGCGGGATTTATTGTTAATGCCCAGTCAGATGATGCTGCAAATCCATGAATCCATCGGACATCCCCTGGAGCTGGATCGCATTCTGGGTGATGAACGCAATTATGCGGGAACCAGTTTTGTGACCCCTGACATGGTGGGTTCATACCAATACGGTTCAGAACTACTGAATGTCAGCTTTGATCCTGGCTTGCCCCAGGAATTTGCCTGCTATGGATTCGATGACGATGGAAGCCTTGCTGAAAAACAGTTGCTCATTGAGCAGGGTCAGCTTAAACGGGTACTGGGTGGTCACCTGTCACAGGCCCGGGCTGGCCTCCCCGGTGTAGCCTGTAGTCGTTCCCAGAACTGGAACCGCCCTCCTCTGGACCGTATGGCAAACCTGAATGTGGAGCCCGGTGAAACCAGTTTTGATGACCTGGTTGCCGGTATTGAAACAGGAGTACTGATGGAAACTAATCGCTCCTGGTCCATTGATGATTCACGTAATAAATTCCAGTTTGGTTGTGAATGGGGACAGTTAATAGAAAACGGTAAGCTTACCACTGTGGTAAAAAACCCCAATTATCGAGGTATTTCCTCCGCTTTCTGGCGCAACTTAACAGCTGTTGGCAACCAGGAAACCGTCGGAGTCTTCGGTTCCCCATGGTGTGGTAAAGCCGAACCCAACCAGGTTATTCAAGTGGGACACGCATCACCAGCCTGCGTATTCGCCAATGTGGAGGTATTTGGAGGATGA